In Streptomyces capitiformicae, one genomic interval encodes:
- a CDS encoding RNA polymerase sigma factor SigF yields MSADQGSSKVLTLAKSETAPDAFQAPQDLQELPGLPDLPGPQAPPATDFPALSASANIDTRTLSRSLFLRLAALDENSPERAYVRDTLIELNLPLVRYAAARFRSRNEPMEDIVQVGTIGLIKAIDRFDCERGVEFPTFAMPTVVGEIKRFFRDTSWSVRVPRRLQELRLALTKASDELSQKLDRSPTVTELAAVLGVSEEDVVDGLAVGNAYTASSLDSPAPEDDGGEGSLADRLGYEDSALEGVEYRESLKPLLAKLPPRERRIIMLRFFANMTQSQIGEEVGISQMHVSRLLTRTLAQLREGLISD; encoded by the coding sequence ATGTCCGCAGACCAGGGCAGCTCGAAGGTGCTCACGCTCGCCAAGAGCGAGACCGCGCCCGACGCTTTCCAGGCCCCTCAGGACCTTCAGGAGCTTCCGGGCCTTCCGGACCTTCCCGGTCCCCAGGCTCCGCCGGCGACTGACTTCCCGGCCTTGTCGGCCTCGGCGAACATCGACACCCGCACCCTGTCCCGCTCCCTGTTCCTGCGGCTGGCCGCACTCGACGAGAACAGCCCCGAGCGTGCCTACGTCCGGGACACCCTCATCGAGCTCAACCTCCCGCTGGTGCGTTACGCCGCCGCCCGCTTCCGGTCGCGCAACGAGCCGATGGAGGACATCGTCCAGGTCGGAACGATCGGCCTGATCAAGGCGATCGACCGCTTCGACTGCGAGCGGGGCGTGGAGTTCCCGACGTTCGCGATGCCGACGGTCGTGGGCGAGATCAAGCGGTTCTTCCGCGACACCTCGTGGTCGGTGCGGGTGCCGAGGCGGCTGCAGGAGCTGCGCCTGGCCCTCACCAAGGCCAGCGACGAGCTCTCGCAGAAGCTCGACCGCTCACCGACGGTCACCGAACTCGCCGCCGTGCTGGGCGTGTCGGAGGAGGACGTCGTCGACGGCCTCGCCGTCGGCAACGCGTACACGGCGTCGTCGCTGGACTCCCCGGCCCCCGAGGACGACGGCGGCGAAGGCTCCCTGGCCGACCGCCTCGGCTACGAGGACAGCGCACTGGAGGGCGTCGAGTACCGCGAGTCCCTGAAGCCCCTGCTCGCCAAGCTGCCGCCCCGCGAGCGCCGGATCATCATGCTCCGCTTCTTCGCGAACATGACGCAGTCGCAGATCGGCGAAGAAGTCGGCATCTCCCAGATGCACGTCTCCCGCCTCCTCACCCGCACCCTGGCCCAGCTCCGAGAGGGCCTCATCTCCGACTGA
- a CDS encoding MarR family winged helix-turn-helix transcriptional regulator, giving the protein MSEEAHYEELARQLSAIGAVKREIGRMLPYDCPGGSAGVLALLGRHGDMRMSRLAELLSVDMSVTSRHVAHVAERGWIERLPDPADKRSRILRLTPEGRAVVTELYRRSSRLMAERLSDWSDDEVGQLTRLLGRLRESFDATAPPCTPV; this is encoded by the coding sequence ATGTCCGAGGAGGCGCACTACGAGGAGTTGGCCCGTCAGCTCAGTGCCATCGGGGCCGTGAAGCGGGAGATCGGACGGATGCTGCCGTACGACTGCCCGGGCGGATCGGCGGGAGTCCTGGCCCTGCTCGGCCGGCACGGCGACATGCGGATGAGCAGGCTCGCCGAGCTGCTCTCGGTGGACATGTCGGTGACCAGCCGTCATGTCGCGCACGTCGCCGAACGGGGCTGGATCGAACGGCTCCCCGACCCGGCGGACAAACGCTCGCGCATCCTCCGTCTGACCCCCGAGGGCCGGGCCGTGGTCACCGAGCTGTACCGGCGCAGCAGCCGGCTGATGGCCGAACGGCTGAGCGACTGGTCCGACGACGAGGTCGGACAGCTCACCCGGCTCCTGGGCCGACTGCGCGAGAGCTTCGACGCCACCGCGC